A genome region from Bdellovibrionales bacterium includes the following:
- a CDS encoding radical SAM protein, with product MAEAFWSEYDFTKIPFSSVSKTGQRSLLYRDLFTVSWLLGRYCNYKCSYCWPYARSDVRDHRPKELVIQTINEIKRQARQRGFNSFHFSFSGGEPTLHPGYLEFLKHYADDTVNTNYQSLHMTTNMSAGVAFLEKYAEVTRPLHRVSVTASYHKEFADKNKFTEKLIFLQEHEIQVTINMVMVPERFDVLWEEALEFHHQGINVTLKPQSNTSATAVVSGYSEDMLVKLQRGMPQRDYTRARLQSQRRESQRPVAAVEALTPHALNSDSPEFPTATMQVELEDTQGNKWYMDQAERFNSFGFNNFKGWVCSAGYRSIIIREPDGMIKRSYSCNDLPLGNIETGFELFPSPQLCTTSSCVSSADSKIPKRKKDYPSPLWKGDQTY from the coding sequence ATGGCAGAGGCCTTTTGGTCGGAATACGATTTCACAAAAATTCCATTTTCGTCGGTGAGCAAAACAGGTCAACGCAGTCTCCTCTATCGCGATTTATTTACCGTCAGTTGGCTCTTGGGACGCTACTGTAATTACAAGTGCTCCTACTGCTGGCCTTATGCGCGCTCCGATGTTCGTGATCATCGCCCGAAAGAGTTGGTGATTCAAACCATCAACGAAATTAAGCGACAGGCTCGACAGCGGGGATTTAATTCTTTTCATTTTTCTTTTAGCGGGGGAGAGCCCACCCTGCATCCTGGGTATTTAGAATTTCTTAAGCACTATGCCGACGATACGGTGAATACAAACTATCAGTCACTTCATATGACCACCAACATGAGCGCCGGAGTTGCCTTTTTAGAAAAATACGCAGAAGTCACACGTCCTTTGCACCGAGTGAGCGTGACCGCAAGTTATCACAAAGAGTTTGCGGACAAGAATAAATTCACCGAAAAATTAATTTTTCTCCAGGAGCACGAAATCCAAGTGACCATCAATATGGTGATGGTGCCTGAACGTTTTGATGTTTTGTGGGAGGAAGCTTTGGAGTTTCATCATCAGGGAATCAATGTGACTTTGAAACCTCAAAGCAACACATCGGCAACGGCGGTGGTGAGTGGGTATAGCGAAGATATGCTTGTTAAACTCCAGCGCGGGATGCCTCAGCGGGATTACACAAGGGCCCGTTTACAATCCCAGCGGCGAGAATCTCAAAGACCGGTGGCCGCTGTGGAGGCCTTAACTCCTCACGCACTGAATTCAGATTCGCCCGAATTCCCAACCGCGACGATGCAAGTGGAGCTCGAAGATACTCAAGGAAACAAATGGTACATGGATCAAGCGGAACGTTTTAATTCTTTTGGGTTTAATAATTTTAAAGGATGGGTGTGCAGTGCAGGTTATCGGAGCATTATCATTCGCGAGCCCGACGGAATGATTAAACGAAGTTACAGTTGCAATGATCTTCCTTTGGGAAATATCGAAACGGGCTTTGAGTTATTTCCGTCGCCTCAACTTTGCACAACATCCAGCTGTGTGAGTAGCGCCGATAGTAAGATTCCAAAGCGTAAAAAAGATTATCCGTCACCCTTATGGAAGGGCGATCAGACTTATTGA
- a CDS encoding aspartyl/asparaginyl beta-hydroxylase domain-containing protein: protein MIELANLLPFRRKHPIEKLNISYDIDRLRAEVLNVLSQVELDSDNQLMLACRPGSSNPNFEGKGKLFDKQKQLMLFEQSDFTTFNPNFAGGYLEEIWRTFPYPVGRFRIAVLPPHRCYSLHRDREERFHIPVITNSRCYFLFENFSKWYTMPADGSVYRMDTQHRHSAVNMGNDIKRIHLLFDSKIPFSQSKISLNKLALK, encoded by the coding sequence ATGATCGAGCTGGCTAACCTATTACCCTTTCGTCGCAAGCATCCCATCGAGAAATTAAATATATCTTACGATATTGATCGATTGCGCGCCGAGGTGTTAAATGTATTATCGCAAGTGGAACTTGATAGCGATAATCAGCTCATGCTGGCCTGCCGTCCGGGAAGTTCAAATCCCAATTTCGAAGGTAAAGGTAAACTGTTCGATAAACAAAAACAATTGATGCTCTTTGAGCAATCCGATTTCACCACATTCAATCCTAATTTTGCGGGAGGGTATCTCGAAGAAATTTGGAGAACTTTCCCTTACCCAGTGGGACGCTTTCGCATCGCCGTGCTACCCCCGCATCGTTGCTACAGCCTCCATCGCGATCGCGAAGAGCGGTTTCACATTCCTGTGATCACCAATTCTCGTTGCTACTTTTTATTTGAGAATTTTTCCAAATGGTACACGATGCCGGCGGACGGATCTGTCTATCGCATGGACACCCAACATCGTCACTCCGCTGTGAATATGGGGAATGATATTAAACGAATTCATTTACTTTTTGATTCTAAGATTCCCTTCTCCCAATCAAAAATATCTTTAAATAAATTGGCTTTGAAATAG
- a CDS encoding radical SAM protein codes for MYHYGDIQALHLEVTSKCNARCPMCLRTVSGGKVNPQLPLTELSLEDIKSFFPVHFIRQLKRMYMCGNYGDPMVAKDTLEIFKYFREIHPQIRLSMFTNGSGRSEQWWQELAKVIDVCRFAIDGLGETNEIYRRKTNFETIMKSAEAFIGAGGTAEWDFIVFKHNEHQIEEAKALSQKMGFQQIQFKKTARFFSYSQGSTKDAQDVLNEKGDVEYQLFPPTNPQFQNVVLAQEELRDSAQFVQHLEQTPISCKTQAEKSIYVSAEGLLFPCCWTGLRLYPWYSGPQGDQIWKWINSLENGKDSLSLYHRSLQQVLSDEFFQKKLPQAWQKGNLKTQRLKVCAKTCGQKYDLFQSQFI; via the coding sequence ATGTATCATTACGGGGACATTCAAGCGCTTCATCTCGAAGTCACATCTAAGTGCAACGCTCGTTGTCCCATGTGTTTACGAACCGTTTCGGGTGGTAAGGTCAATCCGCAGTTACCTCTGACCGAATTGTCCTTGGAAGATATTAAATCTTTTTTCCCGGTCCATTTTATTCGACAACTTAAGCGCATGTATATGTGCGGGAACTATGGCGATCCCATGGTGGCCAAAGACACTTTAGAAATCTTTAAGTACTTTCGCGAGATTCATCCTCAAATTCGATTGAGCATGTTTACCAACGGATCAGGACGCTCCGAGCAGTGGTGGCAAGAGTTGGCAAAAGTGATCGACGTGTGTCGCTTCGCTATCGATGGTTTGGGAGAGACGAACGAAATTTATCGCCGTAAAACAAATTTCGAGACGATCATGAAGAGCGCGGAAGCTTTTATTGGAGCCGGTGGAACTGCGGAGTGGGACTTTATTGTTTTTAAACACAACGAGCACCAGATCGAAGAGGCCAAGGCGCTCAGTCAAAAAATGGGATTCCAACAAATTCAGTTCAAAAAAACGGCGCGCTTTTTTAGTTACTCTCAAGGTTCCACCAAAGACGCCCAAGATGTACTGAATGAAAAAGGAGACGTAGAATATCAACTGTTTCCACCGACAAATCCCCAGTTTCAGAATGTAGTATTGGCGCAAGAAGAGCTCAGAGATTCTGCTCAGTTTGTTCAACACCTCGAACAGACTCCGATCTCGTGTAAAACCCAAGCCGAAAAAAGCATATATGTGAGCGCCGAAGGGTTATTATTCCCCTGCTGTTGGACAGGTCTAAGGCTTTACCCTTGGTATTCAGGTCCCCAGGGAGATCAGATTTGGAAATGGATCAACTCTTTAGAAAACGGAAAAGATTCCTTAAGTCTCTATCATCGCTCATTGCAGCAAGTTTTAAGTGACGAGTTCTTTCAGAAAAAACTGCCGCAGGCATGGCAGAAAGGCAATCTTAAAACTCAGCGCCTCAAAGTTTGTGCAAAGACATGCGGTCAAAAATATGATCTATTTCAAAGCCAATTTATTTAA
- a CDS encoding GNAT family N-acetyltransferase, with translation MQFSVYKSSFQQVFPLWREELWPGRQSEILPTSSMVFGGGYDLAYHKAIPQFWMAKDEEGNLLGVNSGFKTGKGYRSRGLYVRESYRRHGVGSLLLQKTIAQAHEEDCEFVWSLPRESALQVYLSVGFEIASDKISEGVEFGPNFYVRLKINPVENEIDE, from the coding sequence ATGCAATTTTCTGTTTATAAAAGTAGTTTTCAACAGGTTTTTCCTCTTTGGCGGGAAGAACTATGGCCCGGGCGACAGAGCGAAATCCTACCAACGAGTAGCATGGTTTTTGGTGGAGGTTATGACCTCGCTTACCACAAGGCCATTCCACAGTTTTGGATGGCAAAAGACGAAGAGGGAAATCTTCTGGGCGTGAATAGTGGTTTTAAAACCGGGAAGGGCTATCGCTCTCGCGGCCTCTATGTGCGCGAGTCCTATCGTCGTCATGGAGTCGGATCGTTGCTTTTACAAAAAACCATTGCTCAGGCCCATGAAGAGGACTGTGAATTTGTTTGGAGTCTACCGAGGGAGTCTGCGTTACAAGTTTATCTCAGTGTGGGTTTTGAAATTGCGAGCGATAAAATCTCTGAGGGCGTGGAGTTTGGTCCTAACTTCTATGTTAGGCTCAAGATAAATCCAGTGGAAAACGAAATCGACGAATGA
- a CDS encoding methyltransferase domain-containing protein — protein sequence MSSSTPFPYLHGFSEDEQARLWRQAEFAEHTVYRNIDLSHVKNLLEVGCGVGAQSSILLRRFPKLKLTGIDLSAKQVATAQHNLDKVDYAKGRYSLKVMDAQAMEFEADSYDGAFLCWILEHVPNPALILNEIRRVLRPGSQVYITEVMNSSFFLDPYSPNVWKYWMAFNDFQYDNAGDPFIGAKLGNLLTSVGFQKVSTEVITWHLDNRHPEYRKKMIEYWTDLLMSAMDPLIQSNYVTQEIVDKAKEELKSVQRDPNAVFMYSFMQAKATV from the coding sequence ATGTCGTCGTCAACTCCCTTTCCTTATCTTCATGGATTTTCCGAGGACGAACAGGCCCGTCTTTGGCGTCAGGCCGAGTTCGCTGAGCACACTGTTTATCGCAACATTGACCTCAGTCATGTGAAGAATCTTTTAGAAGTAGGATGTGGAGTTGGCGCGCAGTCTTCGATTCTTTTGCGCCGCTTTCCCAAATTAAAACTGACCGGAATTGATCTGAGCGCCAAGCAGGTAGCGACCGCTCAACATAATTTAGATAAAGTGGATTATGCGAAAGGGCGCTACAGCCTTAAGGTCATGGACGCTCAAGCCATGGAGTTCGAGGCTGATTCTTATGATGGAGCATTTTTGTGTTGGATCTTAGAGCACGTTCCAAATCCAGCCCTGATCCTCAATGAGATTCGTCGTGTTTTACGCCCAGGATCTCAAGTTTATATTACCGAAGTGATGAATTCTTCGTTTTTTCTGGATCCCTACTCACCCAATGTTTGGAAATACTGGATGGCCTTTAATGACTTTCAGTATGACAATGCCGGTGATCCTTTTATCGGCGCTAAATTGGGAAATCTCCTCACATCTGTCGGCTTTCAAAAAGTATCCACCGAAGTGATCACGTGGCATCTCGACAATCGCCATCCCGAATATCGAAAAAAAATGATCGAATATTGGACCGATCTTTTAATGAGCGCCATGGATCCATTGATTCAGTCAAATTATGTCACTCAAGAGATTGTTGATAAAGCTAAGGAAGAACTCAAATCCGTCCAACGCGATCCCAATGCGGTCTTTATGTACAGCTTTATGCAAGCCAAGGCCACGGTCTAA
- the tolQ gene encoding protein TolQ translates to MIQLLISTSWAQDSTPQVAVQNQLIHGILNAGIVVQALLLVMIGMSVWNWLIIFKKKNQFEKIQDDNAKFFEFFWKASNLQQIFAKAEEHKESPAARVFISGYQELERIVGTHNSSLLLTGIDNLERTLRKAHDDEIEQMENQLSILATTGSTAPFVGLLGTVIGIMSSFQDIAKSGSASLAVVAPGISEALFATAVGLFAAIPAVVAYNFLINKIKKTENQMNGFNSDFLNIARRNFLKQS, encoded by the coding sequence ATGATTCAACTATTGATTTCTACCTCATGGGCCCAAGATTCGACTCCACAAGTCGCTGTTCAAAATCAACTCATTCATGGAATTCTCAACGCCGGAATTGTGGTTCAAGCGTTGTTGCTCGTCATGATCGGAATGTCCGTATGGAACTGGCTGATCATCTTTAAGAAGAAAAACCAGTTTGAAAAAATTCAAGACGACAACGCCAAGTTTTTTGAGTTTTTCTGGAAGGCCAGTAATCTCCAGCAAATTTTCGCCAAAGCTGAAGAGCACAAAGAAAGTCCTGCGGCGCGAGTTTTTATTTCTGGCTACCAGGAATTAGAGCGCATTGTCGGCACTCACAACTCCTCACTTCTCCTCACCGGAATTGATAACCTTGAGCGAACCCTTCGTAAAGCTCATGATGACGAAATCGAACAGATGGAAAATCAGTTGTCGATCCTTGCCACCACCGGTAGTACGGCTCCGTTTGTGGGTCTTCTCGGTACGGTGATCGGAATTATGAGCTCGTTTCAGGATATCGCAAAAAGTGGTTCGGCGAGCTTGGCGGTCGTAGCTCCGGGGATTTCCGAAGCACTTTTCGCAACCGCCGTTGGACTGTTTGCTGCGATTCCCGCAGTTGTGGCTTACAACTTTTTAATTAATAAGATTAAAAAAACCGAAAACCAAATGAATGGTTTTAACTCTGACTTTTTAAATATCGCACGCAGAAACTTTTTAAAACAAAGCTAG
- a CDS encoding biopolymer transporter ExbD, giving the protein MAMSSGNRKSRMVLSEINVTPLVDVMLVLLVVFMITAPMMQQGIDIQLPKTATAGIETKDEPFILTIKSSGKLFVGSTAMPMNTLKEKLQARFKNQKEKLVYIKADKAVDYGTVAETIAEIKAAGIQNVGLVTLPK; this is encoded by the coding sequence GTGGCTATGTCTTCTGGCAATAGAAAATCGAGAATGGTATTGAGCGAGATCAACGTCACCCCTTTGGTGGATGTGATGTTGGTTCTCCTTGTCGTGTTTATGATCACCGCGCCGATGATGCAACAAGGGATCGACATTCAATTACCGAAAACAGCCACCGCCGGTATTGAAACAAAAGATGAGCCTTTTATTCTAACAATTAAATCCAGCGGTAAACTTTTTGTGGGCAGTACGGCCATGCCGATGAACACTCTCAAAGAAAAACTTCAGGCGCGATTTAAGAATCAAAAAGAGAAGTTGGTTTACATTAAAGCGGATAAAGCTGTGGATTACGGCACTGTTGCAGAAACGATTGCAGAGATCAAAGCGGCAGGAATTCAAAACGTCGGCTTAGTGACACTGCCAAAATAG
- a CDS encoding cell envelope integrity protein TolA: MKYSEDTKYLGYSIAFHVALFLIFAVKFFMFPSSRVQYERSVRVDFISLPDKEPVEGPQGAAEKTPEPPKEPPKEAPAPKKPEPKEPVFSEKVKKSKEPNVKDKQSDAVKRLEAFEKIKKLKEQKAAAEGTQYKGNVLSQGASLTGVEKLQHDQYLEKLDQQIKNNWQLPEWLSNKNLTAVLIVKFDERGILLDRKLIRSSGNNTFDTQALEAVTNSAPFPPPPESLVSYFKVRGIELRFPE; the protein is encoded by the coding sequence ATGAAATATTCGGAAGATACTAAATATTTAGGCTACTCCATCGCGTTTCACGTCGCGCTCTTCCTGATATTTGCCGTGAAGTTCTTTATGTTTCCCAGCTCTCGCGTGCAGTACGAACGCTCGGTGCGCGTCGATTTTATTTCTCTTCCCGATAAGGAGCCCGTCGAAGGCCCGCAGGGCGCTGCGGAGAAGACGCCGGAACCTCCCAAAGAGCCACCCAAAGAAGCTCCAGCCCCCAAAAAGCCAGAGCCTAAAGAGCCTGTTTTTTCGGAAAAGGTAAAAAAATCCAAAGAACCCAACGTCAAAGATAAGCAGTCGGACGCTGTCAAAAGACTTGAAGCTTTCGAGAAGATCAAAAAGCTCAAAGAGCAGAAAGCCGCTGCAGAAGGAACTCAATACAAAGGAAATGTTTTAAGCCAAGGTGCCTCGCTGACCGGTGTAGAGAAGCTTCAGCATGATCAATACTTGGAAAAACTAGACCAGCAAATCAAAAACAACTGGCAACTTCCCGAGTGGCTCTCCAATAAAAATTTGACCGCAGTCCTCATTGTGAAGTTCGACGAAAGAGGAATTCTACTGGATCGCAAACTGATTCGCTCGTCTGGCAATAATACCTTCGACACTCAGGCCTTAGAGGCAGTGACCAACTCGGCTCCCTTCCCACCTCCGCCAGAATCTTTAGTTAGTTATTTTAAAGTTCGCGGAATTGAGTTAAGATTTCCAGAATAG
- a CDS encoding translocation protein TolB encodes MKYAFSLLSLFLFVHVSFAQSSDNLYINVGQANVKKSNLALPPLRFLGTPTLAKSYMKLEKELQDVIEKDLTVSSLFTMQSDKLNADKGQLRPAPNDVEGFDFSSWQAVGTEFLVKTGYSVTGDRVQLDAYVYNVPQRELLLGKTYTAPLRDIRGVGHKFCNDVIEKLTGKKGFFLSKMVTSRVTGRGAKEIYVMDWDGANARAITHKQTIAMSPSWSPDGRYVAYSQYSYHIKKKMRNVDLFVYDFKTDRHNLLHSSKGTSSTLSFYPNMKAGVFRLSPNNGSSDLYKINLQDGVKKALTNGPRGAANYEPAVSPDGTTIAFSSDRGGRPMIYKMPVDGGAATRMTFAGYYNASPAWSPDGKKIAFASAVNKHFEIFVMDSDGKNLQRLTSSKYSNGNPADSEDPSFSPDGRFVMFRSNRTGTSQIYVVSLDGKNEYRITYDNHNYERPQWSPLLQ; translated from the coding sequence ATGAAATACGCATTTTCTCTACTCTCTCTATTTCTCTTCGTGCATGTTTCTTTCGCACAAAGTTCTGATAACCTCTACATCAATGTCGGGCAAGCGAACGTAAAAAAGAGCAATCTGGCCCTCCCGCCTCTCCGCTTCCTAGGGACACCAACGCTCGCCAAAAGTTATATGAAGCTCGAAAAAGAGCTCCAAGACGTGATCGAAAAAGATCTCACCGTCTCTTCGTTGTTTACAATGCAATCAGATAAACTCAATGCCGACAAAGGGCAACTTCGCCCTGCTCCTAACGATGTCGAAGGATTTGATTTTTCGAGCTGGCAAGCGGTGGGAACCGAATTCCTAGTAAAGACGGGATATTCTGTGACCGGAGATCGTGTGCAGCTCGATGCCTATGTTTACAACGTTCCTCAGCGGGAGCTTCTTCTCGGAAAAACATACACAGCTCCCCTTCGCGACATCCGGGGAGTCGGTCATAAGTTTTGTAATGACGTGATCGAAAAACTGACAGGCAAAAAGGGATTCTTCCTCTCTAAAATGGTCACAAGTCGTGTGACCGGTCGAGGCGCTAAAGAAATTTACGTGATGGATTGGGATGGCGCCAATGCCCGTGCGATCACTCATAAACAAACTATCGCGATGTCACCCAGTTGGTCGCCAGATGGTCGTTATGTGGCGTACTCCCAGTACTCTTACCATATCAAGAAAAAGATGCGGAACGTGGATCTTTTTGTTTATGACTTTAAAACAGATCGCCACAATTTACTTCACTCGAGCAAAGGAACAAGCTCCACCCTCTCCTTTTACCCTAATATGAAAGCTGGTGTTTTCCGCTTGTCTCCAAACAATGGATCCTCGGATCTTTACAAAATTAATCTCCAAGATGGCGTTAAAAAAGCACTAACGAATGGTCCACGGGGAGCTGCTAACTACGAACCGGCCGTGAGCCCTGATGGGACGACGATTGCCTTTTCATCAGATCGCGGCGGACGCCCCATGATTTACAAAATGCCTGTGGATGGGGGAGCCGCGACCCGAATGACTTTTGCTGGGTACTACAACGCCTCCCCAGCATGGTCTCCCGATGGCAAGAAGATCGCCTTTGCGAGTGCCGTTAATAAGCACTTCGAAATCTTTGTCATGGATTCTGATGGCAAGAATCTACAACGCCTCACTTCTTCGAAATACTCCAACGGAAATCCTGCGGATAGCGAAGATCCTAGTTTTTCTCCTGATGGACGCTTCGTGATGTTCCGAAGTAATCGCACCGGCACAAGCCAAATTTATGTTGTAAGCCTCGACGGTAAAAATGAATACCGTATCACTTATGACAATCACAATTATGAGCGCCCCCAATGGTCGCCCTTACTCCAATAA
- a CDS encoding peptidylprolyl isomerase, whose translation MRLLSLVWVLVFSTSASAETVAKLITDHGAISIRLYEGVPKTMMNFVKLAKGEIRYTDLSGKKVRGRPFYDGLIFHRTHPDLGIFTGCPWGNGRGWPGYFIPDEASESSRFDRPGLVGMAKMPGDNRVGSQFFITTKALPRLSGKYTLFGEVVAGMDVVQKIANVDRDIFLKPKEPIHLKKIEITSDQ comes from the coding sequence ATGCGACTTTTGTCTTTAGTTTGGGTCCTTGTTTTTTCGACATCCGCTTCGGCAGAAACCGTAGCCAAATTGATCACCGATCATGGCGCCATTAGTATTCGACTTTACGAGGGCGTACCAAAAACCATGATGAATTTTGTCAAACTGGCCAAAGGCGAAATCCGTTACACTGATCTTTCTGGAAAAAAAGTGCGCGGTCGTCCTTTTTACGATGGTTTGATCTTTCATCGCACTCATCCTGATCTTGGTATTTTTACCGGTTGTCCCTGGGGGAATGGACGTGGCTGGCCAGGTTATTTTATTCCTGATGAAGCCAGCGAGTCTTCTCGCTTTGATCGCCCGGGTTTGGTCGGTATGGCTAAAATGCCCGGCGACAATCGTGTGGGAAGCCAATTTTTTATCACCACGAAAGCACTTCCCCGCCTCAGCGGGAAGTACACCCTCTTTGGTGAGGTGGTTGCGGGTATGGATGTCGTGCAGAAAATCGCCAATGTGGATCGCGATATTTTCCTCAAACCCAAAGAACCCATTCATCTTAAAAAGATCGAAATCACTTCAGACCAATAG
- a CDS encoding pyridoxal-phosphate dependent enzyme — MIYNSILETIGDTPIVKLNKCVPKKSPHTFLAKLEYFNPGLSVKDRIGLALVEGAEKRGELKPGGTIVEATSGNTGMGLALVAAVKGYKAIFVMPDKVSEEKRAALRAYGAKVVVTPTAVDPEDPRSYLSVCRKIAEITPGSYVTNQYHNPDNALQHYKTTGPEILRQTDGKIDYFFAGAGTGGTVSGAGRFLKEKIPGLKVVCPDPVGSILYELFYHKKVITPPQPYKVEGVGEDMLPDNVHMDVIDDFVQVPDKETFALTREIVAKDGICVGPSCAMALAAAFKYAEKITKPSTFLIMMADSGRAYLSKAFNDDWMKDNGFLPSPMRTNDVEDLINKRSSSADLIVANVGDTAMDVVSLLKKHNISQVPVFSDKELVGILDESDLILPLATGKLKPNEPIIHLIKGNVVWVGLEDTLEELSLHMQQGYIALVKDRQGKPHIVTKIDLLDFISHHLN; from the coding sequence GTGATCTATAATTCGATTCTCGAAACCATCGGAGACACACCCATCGTCAAATTGAACAAGTGTGTTCCTAAGAAGTCTCCTCATACTTTTTTAGCCAAGTTGGAATATTTTAATCCCGGACTCAGCGTAAAAGATCGTATTGGTCTGGCGCTTGTTGAGGGCGCTGAAAAGCGCGGAGAGCTCAAACCCGGTGGAACTATTGTCGAAGCGACCTCCGGAAACACAGGTATGGGCCTCGCTTTAGTCGCTGCCGTTAAGGGTTATAAGGCGATATTCGTAATGCCAGATAAAGTGAGCGAAGAAAAACGAGCGGCACTTCGCGCCTACGGAGCCAAAGTTGTCGTGACTCCGACCGCAGTGGATCCTGAGGACCCTCGCAGCTATCTTTCGGTCTGTCGTAAAATTGCGGAAATCACTCCGGGAAGTTACGTCACCAATCAATATCACAATCCCGACAATGCCCTTCAACATTACAAAACAACGGGACCAGAAATTTTGCGCCAGACCGATGGAAAAATTGATTACTTCTTCGCCGGTGCAGGCACTGGTGGAACGGTTTCAGGTGCCGGAAGATTTTTAAAAGAGAAAATTCCTGGTCTTAAAGTCGTTTGCCCTGATCCCGTCGGCAGTATTCTCTACGAACTTTTCTATCACAAAAAAGTGATCACACCGCCTCAACCCTACAAGGTTGAAGGCGTCGGTGAAGATATGCTCCCGGATAACGTCCATATGGATGTGATCGATGACTTCGTGCAAGTTCCCGACAAAGAGACCTTCGCCCTCACGCGAGAAATCGTAGCGAAGGATGGAATTTGCGTGGGACCATCGTGTGCCATGGCGCTGGCCGCCGCATTTAAGTACGCAGAGAAAATCACTAAGCCTTCGACTTTTTTAATTATGATGGCGGACAGCGGTCGCGCTTATTTGAGCAAAGCATTTAATGACGATTGGATGAAGGACAATGGCTTCTTACCCTCTCCCATGCGCACCAACGACGTGGAAGATTTGATTAACAAACGTTCTTCCTCGGCCGATCTCATCGTGGCCAATGTTGGCGATACAGCCATGGATGTGGTGAGTCTTCTTAAGAAGCACAACATTTCCCAAGTGCCTGTTTTCTCGGACAAAGAATTGGTCGGAATTCTTGACGAATCTGACCTGATCCTGCCTTTAGCCACGGGAAAATTAAAGCCCAACGAGCCTATCATTCACCTGATTAAAGGAAACGTTGTTTGGGTCGGTCTCGAAGACACGTTGGAAGAGCTGTCGCTCCACATGCAGCAAGGCTACATCGCTCTGGTCAAAGATCGCCAAGGTAAACCTCACATCGTCACAAAAATTGATTTGCTCGATTTTATCAGTCACCACTTGAATTAA